From a region of the Candidatus Margulisiibacteriota bacterium genome:
- a CDS encoding bifunctional nuclease family protein: MIQMELSGLGFDPRNMSPIVLLKDSEERNFLPIWIGMFEAGAIAMALQDFKSPRPMTHDLIADIFTQMQAALEKVVIVDHKEDTFYAVLEIRPRGAKDVLKIDCRSSDAIAVAVRTGSPIFVLENVMLSAKMVNSEKDKEETAKFQEFINNVNPDDFKKYFNKQ, translated from the coding sequence ATGATCCAGATGGAATTGAGCGGCCTGGGTTTTGACCCGCGCAATATGTCACCGATAGTTCTTTTGAAGGACAGCGAGGAGCGCAATTTTCTGCCGATCTGGATCGGCATGTTCGAGGCCGGCGCTATCGCCATGGCTTTGCAGGATTTCAAATCGCCGCGGCCAATGACCCATGACCTGATCGCCGATATTTTTACGCAAATGCAGGCCGCTCTGGAAAAAGTGGTGATCGTCGACCACAAAGAGGATACTTTTTACGCGGTGCTGGAGATCCGTCCCAGAGGCGCCAAAGATGTGCTAAAGATCGACTGCCGTTCTTCGGACGCTATTGCTGTCGCGGTGCGCACTGGCTCGCCGATTTTTGTGCTGGAAAACGTAATGCTCAGCGCCAAAATGGTTAATTCTGAAAAAGACAAAGAAGAGACCGCCAAATTTCAGGAATTTATCAATAACGTCAATCCTGACGATTTCAAAAAGTACTTCAACAAACAGTAA
- the rpmI gene encoding 50S ribosomal protein L35, which translates to MPKMKTRKSAAKRFRATGSGKVLRQPGSSAHLRECKKPKNKKKLSKLQPVHKTDLQKLKVMLPYL; encoded by the coding sequence ATGCCTAAAATGAAAACCAGAAAATCCGCCGCCAAGCGTTTCCGGGCAACTGGCAGCGGCAAAGTTCTGCGCCAGCCGGGCAGCAGCGCCCATTTGCGCGAATGTAAAAAACCGAAAAACAAAAAGAAATTGAGCAAATTGCAGCCAGTGCATAAAACCGATCTGCAAAAATTAAAAGTAATGCTGCCGTATTTGTAG
- the rplT gene encoding 50S ribosomal protein L20, giving the protein MRVKRGNVARQKKKKVFKRTKGFRGAGKKLFKASANVRAIKAGVKAYRDRRKKKAEFRALWIQRLSAALAELGLSYSKFIGGLKKANIKLDRKILADLAIADSAAFAQIAARARG; this is encoded by the coding sequence ATGAGAGTTAAACGCGGCAATGTTGCCAGACAAAAAAAGAAAAAAGTTTTTAAACGCACCAAAGGTTTTCGCGGCGCGGGCAAGAAGCTTTTCAAGGCTTCAGCCAATGTCCGCGCGATTAAAGCTGGCGTCAAGGCCTACCGCGACCGCCGCAAAAAGAAAGCGGAGTTTCGCGCGTTGTGGATACAGAGATTGAGCGCCGCGCTGGCGGAGCTGGGGCTTTCTTATTCCAAATTTATCGGCGGCTTAAAAAAGGCCAATATTAAGCTGGATCGCAAAATTCTGGCGGATTTGGCGATTGCCGACAGCGCCGCTTTTGCGCAGATCGCCGCCAGAGCCAGGGGCTAA
- the nusB gene encoding transcription antitermination factor NusB: MGKRSTARRLAMQVLFQLDAGQNDLDFLLEQSARRERLIPETVRFAGELASGAREHLAELDKYIVEKSIGWSLARITSVDRAILRLAVYEIRFLRTPPSVAIDEAVELAKKFSTAESAKFVNGILGGLAEKK; the protein is encoded by the coding sequence ATGGGTAAACGCAGCACCGCGCGGCGGCTGGCCATGCAGGTTTTATTTCAGCTGGACGCCGGACAAAACGATCTGGATTTTTTGCTGGAGCAGTCCGCGCGGCGTGAGCGGTTGATACCGGAAACCGTGCGATTTGCCGGTGAGCTGGCGTCCGGCGCGCGCGAACATTTGGCTGAGCTGGATAAATATATTGTGGAAAAATCGATCGGCTGGTCACTGGCCAGAATTACCAGCGTGGACAGAGCGATTTTGCGTCTGGCCGTGTACGAGATCAGGTTTCTGCGCACGCCGCCCAGCGTGGCGATCGATGAAGCTGTGGAGCTGGCCAAAAAATTTTCCACAGCAGAATCCGCTAAATTTGTGAACGGTATACTCGGCGGATTGGCGGAGAAAAAATAA
- the accC gene encoding acetyl-CoA carboxylase biotin carboxylase subunit, which yields MFKKILIANRGEIAVRIIRACQELNVATVAVYSEADRESLHVRMAGEAYCIGPAPARDSYLNIPHLMAVAEMTGADAIHPGYGFLAESVAFAEVCQAHNIKFIGPSVRAINAMGDKANARKTMQAAGVPCVPGSKDLIPDAETARQAAEEIGYPALIKATAGGGGRGMRLVEKADELAKLFAAASEEAKSCFGNGGVYLEKYILQPRHIEMQILADQHGRVVWLGERDCSVQRRHQKLIEEAPSVFLQPVVRAKMGEAAVKAARAVHYEGAGTVEFLVDARSDFYFMEMNTRIQVEHCVTECVTGIDLIKEQIKIAAGLPLAFQQSDIKTNGHAIEFRINAEDWENDFRPSPGRIELFLPPGGPGVRVDSHVYPGYQVPPNYDSMLAKLIVWGQTRAEALERAQRALGEFVFTGVKTVIPFHKKVLSNEYFIRGDVQTDFLEKRIFHG from the coding sequence ATGTTTAAAAAGATCTTGATCGCCAACCGCGGCGAAATTGCGGTGCGGATCATCCGCGCCTGTCAGGAATTAAATGTGGCTACGGTAGCCGTGTACTCCGAAGCTGACCGCGAGAGTCTGCATGTGCGTATGGCCGGCGAAGCGTACTGTATCGGCCCCGCGCCAGCCCGGGATAGTTATTTAAATATTCCCCACTTGATGGCCGTTGCGGAAATGACCGGCGCCGATGCGATACACCCGGGGTACGGTTTTTTGGCCGAAAGCGTGGCTTTTGCGGAAGTCTGTCAGGCGCACAATATCAAATTTATCGGGCCGTCGGTGCGGGCGATCAACGCTATGGGCGACAAAGCCAATGCCCGCAAAACTATGCAGGCGGCCGGCGTGCCCTGCGTGCCCGGCTCAAAAGATCTTATTCCTGACGCGGAAACGGCGCGGCAGGCCGCCGAGGAGATCGGCTATCCGGCGCTCATCAAGGCTACGGCCGGCGGCGGCGGGCGCGGTATGCGTCTGGTGGAGAAAGCGGACGAGCTGGCCAAACTTTTTGCCGCGGCGTCGGAAGAGGCCAAATCCTGTTTTGGCAACGGCGGTGTGTATCTGGAAAAATATATTCTCCAGCCGCGGCATATCGAAATGCAGATTTTAGCTGACCAGCACGGCAGGGTGGTCTGGCTGGGCGAACGCGACTGCTCGGTGCAGCGCCGCCACCAAAAGCTCATTGAGGAAGCGCCCTCGGTTTTTCTCCAGCCCGTTGTGCGCGCCAAAATGGGCGAGGCGGCGGTCAAAGCGGCGCGGGCTGTGCATTACGAGGGCGCGGGCACTGTCGAGTTTTTAGTTGACGCCCGCAGCGATTTTTATTTTATGGAAATGAACACGCGTATTCAGGTCGAACATTGCGTGACGGAATGTGTGACCGGCATTGATTTGATCAAAGAGCAAATAAAGATCGCCGCTGGTTTGCCGCTGGCTTTTCAGCAAAGCGACATCAAGACCAACGGCCACGCCATCGAATTCCGCATCAATGCCGAAGATTGGGAAAATGATTTTCGGCCGTCGCCCGGACGTATTGAGCTTTTCCTGCCGCCGGGCGGGCCGGGCGTGCGCGTGGATTCGCACGTTTATCCGGGCTACCAGGTGCCGCCCAATTACGACAGCATGCTGGCCAAACTTATCGTTTGGGGGCAGACCCGCGCCGAGGCTCTCGAACGGGCGCAGCGCGCGCTGGGCGAATTTGTTTTTACTGGCGTTAAGACGGTGATACCATTTCACAAAAAAGTTTTGAGCAATGAATATTTTATCCGTGGCGATGTGCAGACCGATTTTCTGGAAAAAAGGATTTTTCATGGGTAA
- the infC gene encoding translation initiation factor IF-3, with the protein MRKIKPNELLNQYIRAEKVKLILDDGQQILLDKGEALAQAKEAGLDLFLVSPNSEPPVAKILDYGQYRYKKEKKQKDANKKSNNKTNVLKELKLTPRIGQHDFAVRVKHGREFLTKGYKVKLTVFFKGREGTHQELGHALIARYLEDIADLGWTDSPTLTPKLLGRQMSIVIVPGRKRVIEPAAEIRIAAPETETKENKNA; encoded by the coding sequence GTGCGTAAGATTAAGCCCAACGAACTGCTCAATCAGTATATCCGCGCGGAAAAGGTCAAATTGATTTTAGACGACGGTCAGCAGATACTGCTGGACAAAGGCGAGGCTCTCGCGCAGGCCAAAGAGGCAGGGTTGGATTTATTCTTGGTATCGCCCAATTCTGAGCCGCCGGTCGCCAAGATTTTGGATTACGGCCAGTATCGTTATAAAAAAGAAAAAAAACAAAAAGACGCGAATAAAAAAAGCAATAATAAAACCAATGTTTTAAAAGAATTAAAATTAACGCCGCGCATCGGTCAGCATGATTTCGCGGTGCGTGTGAAACACGGCCGGGAGTTTTTGACTAAAGGCTACAAAGTAAAACTGACCGTATTTTTTAAAGGCCGCGAGGGCACGCATCAGGAACTGGGGCATGCGCTTATCGCGCGGTATCTGGAGGACATTGCGGATTTGGGCTGGACAGACAGCCCGACGCTGACGCCTAAGCTGCTTGGCCGCCAGATGTCGATAGTGATCGTGCCCGGGCGCAAGAGAGTGATCGAGCCCGCCGCGGAAATACGAATTGCCGCGCCTGAGACGGAAACAAAGGAGAACAAAAATGCCTAA
- a CDS encoding S-adenosylmethionine:tRNA ribosyltransferase-isomerase, with amino-acid sequence MTGEFSADLYEYALPPELIAQAPAARREDSRLLVLRRENNSLEHKYFRDIVDYLNPQDLLVFNDTKVLPARLLGQKTTGGRCEIFLLKQLDAAHWEALVKPGRRLACGSAVRFGADFTAVILEKLPDGRRRVEFSFAGDFGEKLLRYGQTPLPPYIKAATSLTYSQDATLPSGLTVPDGLTVSGRLELAERYQTVYARTPGAAAAPTAGLHFSQELLDRIKAKGTASAFVTLHVGPGTFQPLQTADIRKHNIHAEEYFCPEETLRAVRECRARGGRVIAVGTTSARVLETVVSGHAETLPATPLHGQTNIYIYPGYQFQAVDALITNFHLPKSTLLLLVSALAGREKILSVYQEAIRQRYRFFSFGDAMLII; translated from the coding sequence ATGACCGGAGAATTCTCCGCAGACCTGTATGAATATGCGCTGCCGCCGGAATTGATCGCGCAGGCTCCCGCCGCGCGGAGAGAGGATTCGCGTTTGCTGGTCTTGCGGCGGGAAAATAATTCTCTGGAGCATAAATATTTCCGCGATATCGTGGATTATCTTAATCCTCAGGATCTGCTGGTTTTCAACGACACTAAAGTTCTGCCGGCGCGTCTGCTGGGACAAAAAACAACCGGCGGACGCTGCGAAATTTTTTTGCTGAAACAGCTTGACGCTGCTCACTGGGAAGCGCTGGTCAAACCCGGGCGGCGTTTGGCGTGCGGCAGCGCGGTGCGTTTCGGCGCGGATTTCACGGCGGTGATTTTAGAAAAATTACCGGATGGACGGCGGCGCGTGGAATTTTCTTTTGCCGGCGATTTTGGGGAAAAACTTTTGCGTTACGGCCAAACGCCTTTGCCGCCGTATATTAAAGCGGCCACTTCGCTGACGTATTCGCAGGATGCTACGCTCCCTAGCGGGCTTACAGTCCCTGACGGGCTTACAGTCAGTGGCCGCTTAGAATTAGCCGAGCGTTATCAGACGGTCTACGCCAGAACGCCGGGCGCCGCCGCCGCGCCGACCGCCGGACTGCATTTTTCGCAAGAATTGCTGGACAGGATCAAGGCCAAAGGCACGGCCAGCGCTTTTGTTACTTTGCACGTCGGACCCGGCACTTTTCAGCCGCTGCAGACCGCTGATATACGGAAACACAATATTCATGCTGAGGAATATTTTTGCCCGGAGGAAACGCTGCGGGCGGTGCGGGAATGCCGCGCGCGAGGGGGACGCGTGATCGCCGTCGGCACCACGTCCGCGCGCGTCCTGGAAACTGTGGTATCAGGCCATGCAGAGACGTTGCCGGCAACGCCTCTGCATGGCCAAACCAACATTTATATTTACCCGGGGTATCAATTTCAGGCCGTTGACGCCCTGATAACTAATTTTCATCTGCCCAAATCGACGCTGCTTTTGCTGGTGTCCGCGCTGGCCGGCCGCGAAAAAATTTTGTCCGTTTATCAAGAAGCGATCAGGCAGCGTTACCGCTTTTTTTCATTTGGCGATGCTATGTTAATAATTTAG